In a single window of the Rhinolophus ferrumequinum isolate MPI-CBG mRhiFer1 chromosome 21, mRhiFer1_v1.p, whole genome shotgun sequence genome:
- the SPEM1 gene encoding spermatid maturation protein 1 — protein MAMVEWPRSGWASYHSPHTNSCQDLGNSILFLLGLIICINIGINMVTLLWHKLRGFLHHMFCHIVCEKEASKSSSPGRKTQPRKQNSPAVHLRCTMDPVKMTITPPPTRRHRHRHRHRRSSAHHAHYPVAWAPDADDKGRLPHQHPANCSHNWDHPTDWEGFQSNQGFWAPWAQDAVVPPPQTIRFQQTREGRPLRREMLSELGLEAYVYPVNPPPPSPQVLSHKNSGGGMGAEGEQQQCSPAPPAPPLFRGPANVPDITRRRSSGRIVYDAREVRRRLRELTQEVEALSHRYPLVSGSSAAERAGKNWVYRPLTER, from the exons ATGGCCATGGTTGAGTGGCCACGGTCCGGGTGGGCCTCGTATCATAGCCCCCACACCAACAGCTGCCAGGACCTGGGCAACTCCATCCTGTTTCTGCTCGGCCTCATCATCTGCATTAACATTGGCATCAACATGGTGACGCTG CTCTGGCACAAACTCCGTGGCTTTTTACACCACATGTTCTGCCATATCGTCTGTGAGAAAG AAGCTTCTAAGTCATCCTCACCTGGGAGGAAGACGCAGCCCCGGAAGCAGAACTCCCCTGCAGTCCACCTTCGATGCACCATGGACCCTGTGAAAATGACCATCACCCCCCCACCCACTCGCcgtcatcgtcatcgtcatcgCCATCGACGCTCATCAGCGCACCATGCCCACTACCCAGTAGCGTGGGCCCCTGACGCTGATGACAAGGGGAGGCTCCCTCATCAGCACCCAGCAAACTGCTCTCACAACTGGGATCACCCCACGGACTGGGAAGGCTTTCAATCCAACCAGGGCTTCTGGGCTCCCTGGGCCCAGGATGCTGTGGTGCCACCTCCCCAGACCATCCGCTTCCAGCAGACCAGAGAGGGAAGGCCCCTCAGAAGAGAGATGCTGTCAGAGCTGGGCCTAGAGGCTTATGTGTACCCTGTGAACCCTCCGCCCCCTAGCCCACAGGTCCTGAGCCACAAGAACAGTGGAGGGGGCATGGGGGCTGAAGGAGAGCAGCAGCAGTGCTCACCAGCTCCACCAGCTCCACCGCTCTTCCGGGGCCCAGCAAACGTCCCAGATATCACCCGGCGTCGCTCCTCAGGCCGCATAGTGTATGATGCCCGTGAGGTGAGGCGGCGGCTCCGGGAGCTGACCCAGGAGGTAGAGGCCCTGTCCCACCGTTACCCCCTGGTCTCGGGATCCAGCGCTGCTGAGCGGGCAGGCAAGAACTGGGTATACCGTCCCCTGACAGAGAGGTGA
- the SPEM2 gene encoding uncharacterized protein SPEM2 produces MENQLWYNTLGCCNQYQGSPQDAEDFLLLLLGLIILTNIGINVATVMWHGLRNALDKMINWINQKNKILQTGESSPKDVRAQDVHIHCTLDPVEVKMAPPTCCYSSFYHHLRNRHRPCSHQKSRKNHRQFPKNCLPFHSPHHSHEMSRLRLMPSYDQEDPHSFWKEEDDLSFPHPKCPRGRWGRFYQQKGLPSNMRLWGRQGGILASLPPPSLYLSPELRCMPKRVEAKSELRLQSYGPHCSQSHTWGNMEAEQCTSSPPPPRRLPPNPCWVPGGQSSYPSGGQQLYDSCDQQRRGLEVSELPSALVPRGSRPEAQEHYSPQSHRRSLPSQAYSLPNRSPHASTGHLNYTSQDAREVRRHMAEWAEALPIRHPLTTSTSLTMLSEASYQQALAPSSALLPHSSQPLPEVQATEPHTPSPTFMPLSRSPGGNANYQVYDSLELKRQVQENRARANSLPPPSSSTSRPLLHRSRTGKLN; encoded by the exons ATGGAAAACCAGCTCTGGTATAACACACTGGGGTGCTGCAATCAATATCAAGGAAGTCCTCAGGATGCTGAGGACTTCCTACTCCTACTACTGGGCCTCATCATTCTTACCAACATTGGGATCAATGTGGCAACTGTG ATGTGGCATGGGCTCCGGAATGCCTTAGACAAGATGATCAATTGGATTAATCAGAAAA ATAAAATCCTGCAGACTGGTGAAAGTTCCCCCAAAGATGTCAGGGCCCAAGATGTCCACATTCACTGCACCCTGGACCCTGTAGAAGTGAAGATGGCCCCACCCACTTGCTGCTACTCTTCCTTCTACCACCATCTCCGCAACCGCCATCGCCCCTGCAGCCACCAGAAGAGTCGGAAGAATCACAGACAATTCCCCAAAAACTGCTTACCCTTCCATAGCCCACATCACAGCCACGAGATGTCACGGCTGCGGCTGATGCCGTCTTATGATCAGGAGGACCCGCACTCCTTCTGGAAGGAAGAGGATGACCTGTCTTTCCCACATCCCAAGTGCCCACGGGGGCGCTGGGGAAGGTTCTATCAACAAAAGGGGCTGCCCTCCAACATGAGGCTGTGGGGCCGACAGGGTGGGATCCTGGCCAGCCTGCCACCACCCTCTCTCTATCTTTCACCGGAGCTGCGCTGCATGCCCAAGCGTGTGGAAGCCAAGTCAGAACTGAGGCTGCAGTCCTATGGGCCCCACTGCTCACAGTCCCACACCTGGGGCAATATGGAGGCTGAGCAGTGCACTTCGTCTCCACCACCACCCCGCCGGCTGCCCCCTAACCCCTGCTGGGTCCCTGGGGGGCAAAGCTCTTATCCCTCAGGGGGCCAGCAACTGTATGACTCCTGCGATCAGCAGCGGCGTGGTCTGGAAGTCTCTGAGCTTCCATCTGCCCTGGTACCCCGGGGTTCCCGGCCCGAGGCCCAGGAGCACTACTCCCCACAGTCCCACCGTCGGAGCCTCCCCAGCCAGGCTTATAGCCTGCCCAACCGCAGCCCCCACGCATCCACAGGACACTTGAATTACACTTCCCAAGATGCCCGCGAGGTGCGGCGCCACATGGCCGAATGGGCTGAGGCGCTGCCCATCCGGCACCCTCTGACCACTTCTACCTCCCTCACCATGTTGAGTGAGGCCTCATACCAACAGGCCCTGGCTCCCAGCTCAGCCTTACTCCCccactcctcccagcccctgcccgAAGTCCAGGCTACTGAACCCCACACACCCTCACCCACCTTCATGCCACTCAGCCGGAGCCCGGGGGGCAATGCCAACTACCAGGTATATGACAGTCTGGAGCTGAAGCGGCAGGTGCAGGAGAACAGAGCACGGGCCAACTCACTGCCACCACCTTCCAGCTCAACCTCGAGGCCCTTGCTGCACAGGAGCCGGACTGGGAAACTTAACTGA
- the SPEM3 gene encoding uncharacterized protein SPEM3: MGERAHHGAPVCSGTNPRKCQDLGDSILLILGTFILFNVGINVVTLLWRNLKSSLRILFHHFFPKDKQPSCIGSHPMCMRCSVDPKNLCSRVSPRFHRCPSFLLRHPNHLDSWIPDTNDERASRCCWMPPQCGHAEGPMETSWGLWKEGMMGTGETPQVTASKSQATFLSRQETSSHFPRMNKLDMAPLHLPQGNKTKTPVYDSDQTRTHSPACPPEHISAHAQIHSTVLTPEHTPIEVHGPEHTSADTLAQAPAQAPSHTLDHSRSDTQASNLACAHLTYTHAHTLVPPPTSAPTPPLTSAPAATPAPASTPAPVPISSPTPASALAMALTTTPVPAPIPTPTPTHILTPMPSNPTAFSQGLSTGHVVYDARKVKQNLFHMYPTQNAEYSRKDLGTLSTPQEGQGLESSGTAEQTSKQLSGDTAKPSTGSILGYLELGNMEWKISNDAKDKFLQPKTFPYCSFHPCSSERRNTDAQAPVYPKFLVYSKDDSLSQRCFHSPTGPQSSLRTPPPCTFSLPLASPRPFVCHQPTNYQKPSTSIQTPTSKSTFQFPTPPQFPTISQPPIQPQSPELHESLGLTQDSGLQRTPGPSKASRISKNPGLTQDPGLHKNPELAQNPGPHKPPGLTQHSYLCKGPGPSQDSGLHKNPIITQDSGSQKSLGSPQDAGIFRSPCLIQPSGLHKNTPFPQTSDIQRSSGYTQDSGVYRNPKGNQETVLYKSQGLSQTTGLHNCQGPSQDSGGYKSRGNAQDLGVSRSLGLTQHSGLQKSSFLAQDSGVNKTSGLSQESGLHKSPGLAQTSSLHKCSGFTQDSGDYRNPGLTQDSDLHKNPGPTQANEVKKRCGFTQDVGIYRSSEPTQDPIFHKYPGINQDPAPHKGPALIQDSGLPKTHGLTKGSGLHKDSCLIPNPDLHKNPGLALGIDSVQVLGPSQTPKSTLPLMKSFVSEEASQKEDAEQHGPWTSAPLSQNSCPSKAQVIYNDPQTFSEVPVLIELQPSSRRAGSQDWVHRSVDTVPPVCQNYRQMSMPPKINWKTPCPGPGTRIGHVVLDARQRQIGLGRDKCEALSPRRLRQEAPNNSGETTEWGYQCVMRPSEKEGTKVHQE, encoded by the exons ATGGGTGAGCGAGCCCACCACGGAGCCCCAGTGTGCTCTGGCACCAACCCCAGGAAGTGCCAGGACCTAGGAGACTCAATTCTTCTGATTCTGGGCACCTTCATCTTGTTCAACGTGGGGATCAATGTGGTGACTCTG CTCTGGAGGAATCTGAAGAGCTCTTTGCGGattcttttccatcattttttccccaaag ACAAGCAACCCAGCTGTATAGGCAGCCATCCCATGTGTATGCGCTGCTCTGTGGATCCCAAGAACCTGTGCTCAAGAGTCTCTCCTCGCTTCCATCGTTGCCCAAGCTTCCTGCTCAGGCACCCTAACCACCTTGACTCTTGGATACCAGACACGAATGACGAGAGGGCTTCTAGGTGCTGTTGGATGCCACCTCAGTGTGGACATGCTGAGGGTCCCATGGAGACTTCATGGGGATTGTGGAAGGAGGGAATGATGGGAACTGGAGAGACCCCTCAGGTTACAGCCTCAAAGTCCCAAGCCACCTTTCTCTCCAGGCAAGAGACATCTTCCCATTTCCCCAGGATGAACAAGTTGGATATGGCTCCGCTTCACTTGCCCCAAGGGAACAAGACTAAGACCCCAGTCTATGACTCAGACCAGACCCGGACTCACTCCCCAGCCTGCCCCCCTGAGCACATCTCCGCCCACGCCCAGATCCACTCCACAGTCCTCACCCCTGAGCACACCCCCATTGAAGTCCATGGCCCTGAGCACACCTCAGCCGATAccctggcccaggccccagcccaggccccctcGCATACCTTAGACCACTCGCGGAGCGACACCCAAGCCAGCAACCTGGCCTGTGCTCATCTAACCTATACCCATGCCCACACCTTGGTCCCTCCCCCAACCTCTGCCCCAACCCCTCCCCTAACTTCTGCCCCTGCTGCTACTCCTGCCCCAGCCTCTACACCAGCCCCTGTCCCAATCTCTTCTCCAACCCCTGCGTCAGCACTGGCCATGGCCTTGACGACGACACCAGTTCCTGCTCCtatccctacccccacccctacccacaTCTTAACTCCTATGCCCTCTAACCCGACTGCCTTCAGCCAAGGCCTTTCCACTGGCCATGTGGTCTATGATGCCCGCAAGGTAAAGCAGAATTTATTCCATATGTACCCCACCCAGAATGCTGAGTATTCCAGAAAGGACTTGGGTACTCTCTCCACGCCCCAAGAAGGACAGGGCCTCGAGAGCTCTGGTACAGCTGAACAAACATCGAAGCAACTTAGTGGGGACACTGCGAAGCCCTCCACAGGATCCATACTGGGTTACCTGGAGTTGGGGAATATGGAATGGAAGATCTCAAATGACGCCAAAGACAAGTTCTTACAGCCCAAGACCTTTCCTTACTGCAGCTTCCATCCATGCAGTTCTGAGAGGAGAAACACAGATGCCCAGGCTCCAGTCTACCCCAAATTCCTCGTCTACTCCAAGGATGATTCACTTTCTCAACGTTGCTTTCATTCTCCAACTGGCCCCCAGAGCTCACTGCGCACTCCTCCACCATGCactttttctctgcctcttgctTCTCCCAGACCTTTTGTTTGTCATCAACCCACCAACTACCAGAAGCCCTCCACCTCAATACAAACCCCAACCTCCAAGTCAACTTTCCagttccccacccctccccagttCCCCACCATTTCCCAACCCCCAATCCAACCCCAATCCCCTGAACTTCATGAGAGTCTAGGCCTTACTCAAGACTCTGGCCTCCAAAGGACGCCAGGCCCTTCAAAAGCCTCTAGAATTTCCAAGAACCCAGGCCTTACCCAAGATCCAGGCCTCCACAAGAACCCAGAACTTGCACAAAATCCAGGCCCACACAAGCCCCCAGGCCTTACCCAACACTCTTATCTCTGCAAGGGTCCAGGGCCTTCCCAAGACTCTGGCCTTCACAAGAATCCAATCATTACCCAAGATTCTGGCTCCCAAAAGAGCCTAGGTTCTCCTCAAGATGCAGGTATCTTTAGGAGCCCATGTCTCATCCAACCCTCTGGCCTCCATAAGAACACACCATTTCCCCAAACTTCTGATATTCAGAGGAGCTCAGGCTATACACAAGACTCTGGAGTCTATAGGAATCCAAAAGGAAACCAAGAGACTGTACTCTACAAAAGTCAAGGGCTTTCCCAAACAACTGGCCTCCATAACTGCCAAGGCCCTTCTCAAGATTCTGGAGGTTATAAGAGTAGAGGTAATGCCCAAGATCTGGGAGTCTCTAGGAGTCTAGGCCTTACCCAACATTCTGGCCTACAGAAGAGTTCCTTCCTTGCCCAAGACTCTGGAGTCAACAAGACCTCAGGCCTTTCACAGGAATCTGGTCTCCACAAGAGCCCAGGCCTTGCCCAAACCTCTAGCCTCCATAAGTGCTCAGGCTTTACCCAAGACTCAGGAGACTACAGGAATCCAGGCCTGACTCAAGATTCTGACCTCCATAAGAATCCAGGCCCTACCCAAGCCAATGAAGTAAAAAAGAGATGTGGCTTTACCCAAGATGTTGGAATTTATAGGAGCTCAGAACCTACCCAAGACCCTATCTTCCACAAGTACCCAGGAATTAATCAAGATCCTGCTCCCCATAAGGGCCCAGCTCTTATCCAAGACTCTGGCCTCCCCAAAACTCACGGCCTTACCAAGGGATCAGGCCTCCACAAGGACTCATGCCTCATTCCAAACCCTGACCTCCACAAGAACCCAGGCCTTGCTCTAGGTATTGACTCTGTCCAAGTCTTGGGCCCATCTCAGACGCCGAAGTCAACACTGCCCCTGATGAAGTCATTTGTATCTGAGGAAGCTTCTCAGAAGGAGGATGCAGAGCAGCATGGACCATGGACTTCGGCCCCACTCAGTCAAAACTCCTGCCCTTCCAAGGCCCAGGTGATCTACAATGACCCACAAACCTTCTCAGAGGTACCTGTACTAATTGAGCTACAACCATCCTCTCGGCGAGCAGGCAGCCAAGACTGGGTGCACCGCTCTGTGGATACAGTTCCTCCAGTCTGCCAGAACTATCGCCAGATGTCTATGCCTCCGAAAATCAACTGGAAGACCCCCTGTCCTGGGCCAGGTACCCGGATAGGGCATGTGGTTCTTGATGCCCGCCAGAGACAGATTGGATTGGGCAGGGACAAGTGTGAAGCTCTATCTCCCAGGCGCCTTCGCCAAGAGGCACCCAACAACTCAGGGGAGACCACCGAGTGGGGATATCAGTGTGTGATGAGGCCCTCAGAAAAAGAGGGGACAAAGGTGCATCAGGAATAA
- the NLGN2 gene encoding neuroligin-2 isoform X5, which translates to MLPVWFTDNLEAAATYVQNQSEDCLYLNLYVPTEDGPLTKKRDEATLNPPDTDIRDSGKKPVMLFLHGGSYMEGTGNMFDGSVLAAYGNVIVATLNYRLGVLAPFLPLPPGFLSTGDQAAKGNYGLLDQIQALRWLSENIAHFGGDPERITIFGSGAGASCVNLLILSHHSEGLFQKAIAQSGTAISSWSVNYQPLKYTRLLAAKVGCDREDSAEAVECLRRKPSRELVDQDVQPARYHIAFGPVVDGDVVPDDPEILMQQGEFLNYDMLIGVNQGEGLKFVEDSAESEDGVSASAFDFTVSNFVDNLYGYPEGKDVLRETIKFMYTDWADRDNGEMRRKTLLALFTDHQWVAPAVATAKLHADYQSPVYFYTFYHHCQAEGRPEWADAAHGDELPYVFGVPMVGATDLFPCNFSKNDVMLSAVVMTYWTNFAKTGDPNQPVPQDTKFIHTKPNRFEEVVWSKFNSKEKQYLHIGLKPRVRDNYRANKVAFWLELVPHLHNLHTEVFTTTTRLPPYATRWPPRPPPGAPGTRRPPPPATLPPEPEPEPGPRAYDRFPGDSRDYSTELSVTVAVGASLLFLNILAFAALYYKRDRRQELRCRRLSPPGGSGSGVPGGGPLLPATSRELPPEEELVSLQLKRGGGVGADPAEALRPACPPDYTLALRRAPDDVPLLAPGALTLLPSGLGPPPPPPPPSLHPFGPFPAPPPTATSHNNTLPHPHSTTQV; encoded by the exons ATATCCGGGACTCTGGGAAGAAGCCTGTGATGCTGTTTCTGCATGGCGGCTCCTACATGGAGGGCACCGGGAACATGTTCGATGGCTCTGTCCTGGCCGCCTACGGCAACGTCATTGTAGCCACACTCAACTACCGGCTTGGGGTGCTCG CCCCCTTTCTTCCTCTACCTCCAGGTTTTCTCAGCACCGGAGACCAGGCTGCAAAAGGTAACTATGGACTCCTGGACCAGATCCAGGCCCTACGCTGGCTCAGTGAAAACATTGCCCACTTTGGAGGCGACCCCGAGCGCATCACCATCTTTGGGTCCGGGGCAGGGGCCTCCTGTGTCAACCTTCTGATCCTCTCCCACCATTCAGAAG GGCTATTCCAGAAGGCCATCGCCCAGAGTGGCACTGCCATTTCCAGCTGGTCTGTCAACTACCAGCCGCTCAAGTACACGCGACTGCTGGCAGCGAAGGTGGGCTGTGACCGGGAGGACAGTGCTGAAGCTGTGGAGTGTCTACGCCGGAAGCCTTCCCGGGAGCTAGTGGACCAGGATGTGCAGCCTGCCCG CTACCACATTGCCTTTGGGCCCGTGGTGGACGGTGACGTCGTCCCTGATGACCCTGAGATCCTCATGCAGCAAGGAGAATTCCTCAATTACGACATGCTCATTGGTGTCAACCAAGGAGAGGGCCTCAAGTTTGTGGAGGACTCAGCAGAGAGCGAGGATGGCGTGTCCGCCAGCGCCTTCGACTTCACAGTCTCCAACTTTGTGGACAACCTGTATGGCTACCCGGAGGGCAAGGATGTGCTGAGGGAGACCATCAAGTTTATGTACACAGACTGGGCCGACCGGGACAATGGTGAGATGCGGCGTAAGACCCTGCTGGCGCTCTTTACTGACCACCAGTGGGTGGCACCAGCCGTGGCCACCGCCAAGCTGCACGCCGACTACCAGTCCCCTGTCTACTTTTACACCTTCTACCACCACTGCCAGGCTGAGGGCCGGCCCGAGTGGGCAGATGCAGCACACGGGGATGAGCTCCCCTATGTCTTTGGTGTGCCCATGGTGGGTGCCACCGACCTCTTCCCCTGCAACTTCTCTAAGAATGATGTCATGCTCAGCGCCGTGGTCATGACCTACTGGACCAACTTCGCCAAGACTGG CGACCCCAACCAGCCGGTGCCACAGGACACCAAGTTCATCCACACCAAGCCCAACCGCTTCGAGGAGGTGGTGTGGAGCAAGTTCAACAGCAAGGAGAAGCAGTACCTGCACATTGGCTTGAAGCCACGCGTGCGTGACAACTACCGCGCCAACAAGGTGGCTTTCTGGCTGGAGCTCGTGCCCCATCTGCACAACCTGCACACAGAGGTCTTCACTACCACCACACGCCTGCCGCCCTACGCCACACGCTGGCCACCTCGCCCACCCCCTGGCGCCCCTGGAACACGCCGGCCCCCGCCACCTGCCACCCTGCCACCGGAACCTGAACCTGAGCCAGGCCCCCGGGCCTATGACCGCTTCCCCGGGGACTCCCGGGACTATTCCACAGAGCTGAGCGTCACTGTGGCTGTGGGcgcctccctcctcttcctcaacATCCTTGCCTTTGCCGCTCTCTACTACAAGCGGGACCGGCGGCAGGAGCTGCGCTGCAGGAGGCTCAGCCCCCCAGGTGGCTCAGGCTCTGGTGTGCCTGGTGGGGGCCCCCTGCTCCCCGCTACCAGCCGAGAGCTGCCACCAGAAGAAGAGCTGGTGTCATTGCAGCTGAAGCGAGGTGGTGGTGTCGGGGCGGACCCTGCTGAGGCCCTGCGCCCTGCCTGCCCACCCGACTACACCCTGGCCCTGCGCCGGGCACCGGACGATGTGCCTCTCTTGGCCCCCGGggccctgaccctgctgcccagTGGCCTGGGgccaccacctcccccaccacccccctctctccatccctttgGGCCCTTCCCCGCTCCTCCCCCCACTGCTACCAGCCACAACAACACgctaccccacccccactccactaCCCAGGTATAG